The Ahaetulla prasina isolate Xishuangbanna chromosome 3, ASM2864084v1, whole genome shotgun sequence genome window below encodes:
- the NELFCD gene encoding negative elongation factor C/D isoform X2, giving the protein MEEPEYFAAATAEWGDDTDGGADDEYGGEDDAEVQQECLHKFSTRDYIMEPSIFNTLKRYFQAGGSPENVIQLLSENYTAVAQTVNLLAEWLIQTGAEPIHVQETVENHLKSLLIKHFDPRKADSIFTEEGETPAWLEQMIAHTTWRDLFYKLAEAHPDCLMLNFTVKLISDAGYQGEITSVSTACQQLEVFSRVLRTSLATILDGGEENLEKNLPEFAKMVCHGEHTYLFAQAIMSMLAQEEQGGSAVRRIAQEVQRFAHEKGHDASQITLALGTAASYPRACQALGAMLSKGALNPADITVLFKMFTSMDPPPVELIRVPAFLDLFMLSLFKPGAKINQDHKHKYIHILAYAASVVETWKKNKRMSINKDELKSTSKAVETVHNLCCNENKGASELVAELSTLYQCIRFPVVAMGVLKWVDWTVSEPRYFQLQTDHTPVHLALLDEISTCHQLLHPLVLQLLVKLFETEHSQLDVMEQLELKKTLLDRMVHLLSRGYVLPVVSYIRKCLEKLDTDISLIRYFVTEVLDVIAPPYTSDFVQLFLPILENDSIAGTIKTEGEHDPVTEFIAHCKSNFIMVS; this is encoded by the exons ATGGAGGAGCCGGAGTATTTCGCGGCCGCCACGGCGGAGTGGGGCGACGACACCGACGGAGGAGCG GATGATGAATATGGAGGGGAAGATGATGCTGAGGTCCAGCAGGAATGCCTTCACAAATTTTCCACCCGAGATTACATCATGGAGCCCTCCATTTTTAATACTTTAAAGCG ATACTTCCAAGCAGGTGGTTCTCCAGAGAATGTGATTCAGCTCCTATCGGAGAATTACACCGCTGTGGCTCAGACAGTGAATCTTTTGGCTGAATGGCTTATTCAAACAG GTGCTGAGCCCATTCATGTCCAGGAAACTGTGGAAAACCACTTAAAAAGTTTGCTGATTAAACACTTCGATCCACGTAAAGCGGATTCCATTTTCACAGAGGAGGGAGAG ACTCCAGCCTGGCTCGAGCAAATGATAGCCCACACAACTTGGCGAGACCTCTTTTACAAGCTGGCTGAAGCTCATCCAGACTGTCTCATGCTGAACTTCACTGTCAAG CTTATCTCCGATGCTGGATACCAAGGGGAGATCACCAGTGTATCAACAGCTTGCCAGCAGTTGGAAGTTTTTTCTCGTGTACTGCGGACATCTCTGGCTACTATCTTAgatggtggagaagaaaatctggaGAAGAATTTACCAGAGTTTGCA AAAATGGTGTGCCATGGTGAGCACACGTATCTTTTTGCTCAAGCTATAATGTCCATGTTAGCGCAAGAAGAACAAGGGGGCTCTGCCGTCCGTAGAATCGCTCAAGAGGTCCAGCGATTTGCTCACGAAAA AGGGCATGATGCCAGTCAGATCACCCTAGCGTTGGGCACTGCAGCTTCCTATCCCCGCGCCTGCCAAGCTCTTGGTGCTATGCTGTCAAAAGGAGCTCTGAATCCAGCAGACATCACAGTCCTCTTCAAGATGTTCACAAGCATGGATCCTCCTCCTGTGGAACTG ATTAGAGTTCCTGCTTTTTTAGATCTCTTTATGCTGTCACTGTTCAAGCCAGGAGCAAAAATCAATCAGGACCATAAGCACAAATATATCCACATTTTGGCCTATGCGGCTAGCGTGGTGGAAACATGGAAGAAG AACAAGAGAATGAGCATCAATAAAGATGAGCTCAAGTCAACTTCAAAAGCGGTTGAAACAGTTCACAATCTTTGCTGCAATGAGAATAAAGGTGCTTCGGAGCTTGTCGCAGAGCTGAGTACCCTTTATCAGTGCATCAG ATTTCCAGTTGTAGCCATGGGAGTATTGAAATGGGTTGACTGGACGGTGTCAGAACCCCGATATTTCCAGCTTCAGACAGATCACACTCCGGTACATTTGGCGCTCTTGGACGAG ATCAGCACCTGCCACCAACTGCTTCATCCTCTAGTCTTGCAGCTTCTGGTCAAACTTTTTGAGACTGAGCACTCTCAGCTTGATGTCATGGAACAG CTGGAGCTTAAGAAGACTCTTCTGGACAGAATGGTTCACTTGTTGAGCCGTGGCTACGTCCTGCCAGTGGTGAGCTATATCCGGAAATGCCTGGAGAAGTTGGACACTGATATATCTCTGATCAGATATTTTGTGACTGAG GTACTGGATGTGATTGCCCCTCCCTACACTTCTGACTTTGTGCAGctttttcttccaattttggaAAACGACAGCATTGCAGGAACCATTAAGACAGAAGGTGAACATGACCCAGTGACAGAGTTCATAG CTCACTGCAAGTCGAATTTCATCATGGTTAGCTGA
- the NELFCD gene encoding negative elongation factor C/D isoform X1 — MEEPEYFAAATAEWGDDTDGGAQDDEYGGEDDAEVQQECLHKFSTRDYIMEPSIFNTLKRYFQAGGSPENVIQLLSENYTAVAQTVNLLAEWLIQTGAEPIHVQETVENHLKSLLIKHFDPRKADSIFTEEGETPAWLEQMIAHTTWRDLFYKLAEAHPDCLMLNFTVKLISDAGYQGEITSVSTACQQLEVFSRVLRTSLATILDGGEENLEKNLPEFAKMVCHGEHTYLFAQAIMSMLAQEEQGGSAVRRIAQEVQRFAHEKGHDASQITLALGTAASYPRACQALGAMLSKGALNPADITVLFKMFTSMDPPPVELIRVPAFLDLFMLSLFKPGAKINQDHKHKYIHILAYAASVVETWKKNKRMSINKDELKSTSKAVETVHNLCCNENKGASELVAELSTLYQCIRFPVVAMGVLKWVDWTVSEPRYFQLQTDHTPVHLALLDEISTCHQLLHPLVLQLLVKLFETEHSQLDVMEQLELKKTLLDRMVHLLSRGYVLPVVSYIRKCLEKLDTDISLIRYFVTEVLDVIAPPYTSDFVQLFLPILENDSIAGTIKTEGEHDPVTEFIAHCKSNFIMVS, encoded by the exons ATGGAGGAGCCGGAGTATTTCGCGGCCGCCACGGCGGAGTGGGGCGACGACACCGACGGAGGAGCG CAGGATGATGAATATGGAGGGGAAGATGATGCTGAGGTCCAGCAGGAATGCCTTCACAAATTTTCCACCCGAGATTACATCATGGAGCCCTCCATTTTTAATACTTTAAAGCG ATACTTCCAAGCAGGTGGTTCTCCAGAGAATGTGATTCAGCTCCTATCGGAGAATTACACCGCTGTGGCTCAGACAGTGAATCTTTTGGCTGAATGGCTTATTCAAACAG GTGCTGAGCCCATTCATGTCCAGGAAACTGTGGAAAACCACTTAAAAAGTTTGCTGATTAAACACTTCGATCCACGTAAAGCGGATTCCATTTTCACAGAGGAGGGAGAG ACTCCAGCCTGGCTCGAGCAAATGATAGCCCACACAACTTGGCGAGACCTCTTTTACAAGCTGGCTGAAGCTCATCCAGACTGTCTCATGCTGAACTTCACTGTCAAG CTTATCTCCGATGCTGGATACCAAGGGGAGATCACCAGTGTATCAACAGCTTGCCAGCAGTTGGAAGTTTTTTCTCGTGTACTGCGGACATCTCTGGCTACTATCTTAgatggtggagaagaaaatctggaGAAGAATTTACCAGAGTTTGCA AAAATGGTGTGCCATGGTGAGCACACGTATCTTTTTGCTCAAGCTATAATGTCCATGTTAGCGCAAGAAGAACAAGGGGGCTCTGCCGTCCGTAGAATCGCTCAAGAGGTCCAGCGATTTGCTCACGAAAA AGGGCATGATGCCAGTCAGATCACCCTAGCGTTGGGCACTGCAGCTTCCTATCCCCGCGCCTGCCAAGCTCTTGGTGCTATGCTGTCAAAAGGAGCTCTGAATCCAGCAGACATCACAGTCCTCTTCAAGATGTTCACAAGCATGGATCCTCCTCCTGTGGAACTG ATTAGAGTTCCTGCTTTTTTAGATCTCTTTATGCTGTCACTGTTCAAGCCAGGAGCAAAAATCAATCAGGACCATAAGCACAAATATATCCACATTTTGGCCTATGCGGCTAGCGTGGTGGAAACATGGAAGAAG AACAAGAGAATGAGCATCAATAAAGATGAGCTCAAGTCAACTTCAAAAGCGGTTGAAACAGTTCACAATCTTTGCTGCAATGAGAATAAAGGTGCTTCGGAGCTTGTCGCAGAGCTGAGTACCCTTTATCAGTGCATCAG ATTTCCAGTTGTAGCCATGGGAGTATTGAAATGGGTTGACTGGACGGTGTCAGAACCCCGATATTTCCAGCTTCAGACAGATCACACTCCGGTACATTTGGCGCTCTTGGACGAG ATCAGCACCTGCCACCAACTGCTTCATCCTCTAGTCTTGCAGCTTCTGGTCAAACTTTTTGAGACTGAGCACTCTCAGCTTGATGTCATGGAACAG CTGGAGCTTAAGAAGACTCTTCTGGACAGAATGGTTCACTTGTTGAGCCGTGGCTACGTCCTGCCAGTGGTGAGCTATATCCGGAAATGCCTGGAGAAGTTGGACACTGATATATCTCTGATCAGATATTTTGTGACTGAG GTACTGGATGTGATTGCCCCTCCCTACACTTCTGACTTTGTGCAGctttttcttccaattttggaAAACGACAGCATTGCAGGAACCATTAAGACAGAAGGTGAACATGACCCAGTGACAGAGTTCATAG CTCACTGCAAGTCGAATTTCATCATGGTTAGCTGA